One Pyrofollis japonicus DNA window includes the following coding sequences:
- a CDS encoding hydrogenase maturation protease, producing the protein MSAETSSSSGSESTVAKPRILVFGTGNTFYGDDGIGYCLVKALEKCVKSLGTDLVSIQALNPGHATLLEGYDYAIFLDAYIDPEAPKDADIVVHELDPSLLDEADIVLAIEGIEPHSLDPLKLLVLARGASLFSGKGFLIGIRPEIIDFNKPLSKEVKERGIKAIKKLAEILGNLGLELTIDYECVKSFLDEKCNGPLLD; encoded by the coding sequence ATGAGTGCAGAGACCTCGTCGAGCAGTGGCTCAGAGAGTACTGTGGCCAAGCCTAGGATATTGGTTTTCGGCACAGGAAATACTTTCTACGGCGACGACGGCATAGGCTATTGCCTTGTAAAAGCCCTAGAGAAGTGCGTCAAATCGTTAGGCACAGACCTGGTCTCCATCCAGGCCCTTAACCCTGGCCACGCCACGCTACTAGAAGGGTACGATTACGCGATATTCCTCGACGCCTATATTGACCCGGAGGCACCAAAGGACGCGGACATAGTTGTGCACGAGCTCGATCCTTCGCTTCTCGACGAGGCGGATATAGTATTAGCCATAGAGGGTATCGAGCCACATAGCCTCGATCCTTTGAAGCTACTAGTGCTGGCTAGGGGAGCTTCGCTTTTCAGCGGCAAGGGGTTCCTCATAGGGATAAGGCCGGAGATAATTGACTTCAACAAGCCCTTGAGCAAAGAGGTCAAAGAGAGAGGAATCAAGGCGATCAAGAAACTAGCCGAGATACTTGGCAATCTAGGACTTGAACTCACCATAGACTATGAGTGTGTAAAGAGCTTTCTCGACGAGAAGTGCAATGGACCACTATTAGACTAA
- the hypF gene encoding carbamoyltransferase HypF yields MDRRALKIRITGIVQGVGFRPFIYRLAVSRSLKGYVLNLGGSEVEVWVEGSPEQLKSFLIGLYEEKPPPARIEELEVEPVSPKWYRGFSIRKSERRRSKRSMIPPDFGICPHCVAEIHDPVSRYYRYPWNSCAWCGPRFSMMYDIPYDRENTAMRAFPLCIDCRRDYSNPENIRRFHAQGISCKQCGPRTIVYDMEGNIIPVDDPAKWAAERIEEGHILAIKGVGGYHLAALASDDSVVAELRRRKRRPTKPFALMARDCSIVEKIAIPPSDACAVLRSAERPIILLPRREDSPVSELVAPGLDTIGVMLPYTGLQVMLLEELRDGFLIMTSGNETGYPMCTSIECVFTHLRGIADYVVTHEREIVHRVDDSVLRYTDGELVFLRRARGYAPAWIRVRAWLPEGIAVGAELQVAGAVSFEDKIVPTQFIGDLDEPGQLEDLEKELRWLIRVYGLRPRFVALDMHPGYHNRGLAARMSEEYGAELVEVQHHHAHAASAMAEHGVEPGEEHVAITIDGTGYGSDGTIWGGEVLVASYSNFTRVASLYPFRLPGGERAVEWPVRALIGLMKASGLGEEEVVGILAKRGLLERDKLPYGETEARIAYRQAGLDSQPLTTSMGRTLDAFSALLRIGWHRGYEGEPAMRLEAAARKGRDLGFTPPLITAYGRVVVDVRKLLSWVLEAIDKYSVSDVAFTIQKALGRALGEAAARAAKGLDGPIFVSGGAAVNTYIVQGVREALREHGLEAVLQHRLPPGDGGVAVGQVMVAAAKLGLLEKPRTV; encoded by the coding sequence TTGGATAGGAGAGCGCTGAAGATCAGAATTACGGGAATAGTTCAGGGCGTCGGCTTCCGCCCCTTCATATACAGGCTAGCAGTATCCCGCAGCCTCAAAGGCTACGTCCTAAACCTCGGTGGAAGCGAGGTAGAAGTATGGGTCGAGGGCAGCCCAGAGCAACTCAAGAGCTTCCTCATAGGCTTGTACGAGGAGAAACCCCCACCAGCAAGAATAGAGGAGCTAGAAGTAGAGCCCGTATCTCCGAAATGGTACCGAGGGTTCAGTATCAGGAAGAGTGAGCGAAGACGTAGCAAGCGGAGCATGATACCCCCGGACTTCGGCATATGCCCGCACTGTGTCGCAGAGATACATGATCCCGTGTCAAGGTACTACCGTTACCCTTGGAACAGCTGTGCTTGGTGCGGGCCCCGTTTCTCAATGATGTACGACATACCGTATGACCGCGAAAACACTGCCATGAGGGCATTCCCCCTCTGCATAGATTGTAGACGCGACTACAGCAATCCGGAGAACATCCGCAGGTTCCACGCCCAGGGAATTAGCTGTAAACAGTGCGGGCCAAGAACCATCGTGTACGATATGGAGGGCAACATTATCCCCGTAGACGATCCTGCCAAGTGGGCTGCAGAGCGGATAGAGGAGGGGCACATACTCGCAATAAAGGGTGTGGGCGGGTACCATCTCGCAGCGCTTGCGAGCGACGATAGTGTTGTTGCCGAGCTTCGTCGCAGGAAGAGAAGGCCGACGAAACCATTTGCCCTAATGGCGCGGGACTGTAGCATTGTTGAGAAAATAGCTATTCCCCCTTCCGATGCGTGTGCAGTGCTTAGGTCAGCTGAGCGCCCAATAATTTTGCTCCCAAGGCGAGAAGACTCCCCCGTCTCCGAGCTCGTCGCGCCTGGCCTAGACACTATTGGAGTTATGCTGCCATATACCGGGCTACAAGTCATGCTTCTAGAAGAGCTGAGGGATGGTTTCCTCATAATGACGAGTGGGAACGAGACCGGGTACCCCATGTGCACCTCTATAGAGTGTGTATTCACGCATCTAAGAGGAATAGCGGACTACGTTGTAACGCACGAGCGTGAGATAGTTCACAGAGTAGATGACAGCGTGTTGAGATATACCGATGGCGAGCTAGTGTTCTTGCGCCGTGCCCGCGGCTATGCACCTGCATGGATTCGTGTTAGGGCTTGGTTGCCGGAAGGCATAGCAGTCGGTGCGGAGCTGCAAGTAGCGGGAGCAGTCTCGTTCGAGGACAAGATAGTCCCGACGCAGTTCATAGGAGACCTTGATGAGCCCGGGCAGCTGGAGGACCTTGAGAAGGAGCTACGCTGGCTCATAAGAGTCTATGGACTGAGGCCTCGCTTCGTAGCACTAGACATGCATCCAGGCTACCATAATCGCGGCCTAGCTGCAAGGATGTCGGAGGAATATGGTGCAGAACTCGTAGAAGTACAACACCATCATGCTCACGCAGCCAGCGCTATGGCTGAGCACGGTGTAGAGCCTGGCGAGGAACACGTTGCTATAACTATTGATGGGACTGGCTATGGCTCCGACGGCACCATATGGGGCGGCGAAGTACTCGTAGCAAGCTACTCGAATTTCACTAGAGTCGCGAGCCTCTATCCCTTCCGCCTCCCTGGTGGAGAACGTGCAGTCGAATGGCCCGTTAGAGCACTAATAGGGCTGATGAAGGCCAGCGGGCTCGGGGAAGAAGAGGTAGTAGGGATTCTCGCTAAGAGAGGGCTCCTAGAGAGAGACAAACTTCCCTACGGGGAGACCGAGGCTAGGATAGCCTATAGGCAGGCTGGCCTGGATTCTCAACCTCTTACCACGAGCATGGGTAGAACGCTTGACGCGTTCTCTGCGTTGCTCCGCATAGGGTGGCACAGGGGCTATGAGGGTGAACCAGCTATGAGGCTTGAAGCAGCAGCGAGAAAGGGCAGAGACCTGGGCTTTACGCCGCCCCTCATTACTGCTTACGGGCGAGTAGTAGTTGATGTAAGGAAGCTGCTGAGCTGGGTTCTCGAAGCCATTGATAAGTATAGCGTTAGCGATGTCGCATTCACTATCCAGAAGGCTCTGGGGAGGGCACTTGGAGAAGCAGCTGCCCGTGCAGCCAAAGGCCTTGATGGTCCCATCTTTGTCTCCGGCGGCGCAGCTGTGAATACATACATAGTCCAGGGGGTAAGGGAGGCTTTGCGCGAGCACGGGCTAGAGGCTGTGCTTCAACACCGACTACCGCCAGGGGATGGAGGGGTCGCAGTCGGCCAAGTAATGGTTGCGGCCGCGAAGCTCGGGCTCCTGGAAAAGCCTAGAACAGTATAG
- the hypE gene encoding hydrogenase expression/formation protein HypE: protein MTWYVRLWKLITLAHGSGGKETEDLIKNLIVNAVPPEYWRVDNGAGLDALDDAALIPLDGGKYIALTIDSYTVKPIFFPGGDIGVLAASGTINDLLMVGAKPVAALDAVIVEEGFETEKLKKIIDSYVSTLVSNSVALIGGDFKVMPKGQVDGVVIASAGIGIVEGKPIDDREIKPGDKLIVTGYVGDHGAAILAAQQTIGVEFDVKSDVKPLTSLMLPLLEKYRNYIHGAGDPTRGGIAMLANDWAEKTRTVIVIEEEKVPIRPQVKEYAEMLGVDPLSLANEGAAVLAVDGSKAEEILDFIHGLGYKEAAIIGQVYEPKDPHHAGRVLLKSVTGGVRILEPPSGEIVPRIC from the coding sequence TTGACATGGTATGTTAGGCTTTGGAAACTAATAACGCTTGCACACGGATCGGGAGGCAAGGAGACCGAGGACCTAATTAAGAACTTGATAGTGAATGCTGTTCCACCCGAGTACTGGAGGGTGGACAATGGGGCCGGGCTAGACGCCCTTGACGATGCTGCACTCATACCCCTTGATGGGGGCAAGTATATTGCGCTAACCATAGACTCTTACACTGTTAAGCCTATCTTCTTCCCCGGCGGCGACATAGGAGTCCTCGCAGCGAGCGGCACGATAAACGACCTACTAATGGTTGGGGCAAAACCAGTCGCAGCTCTTGACGCAGTTATTGTTGAGGAGGGCTTCGAGACGGAGAAGCTCAAGAAAATCATAGACAGCTATGTCAGTACTCTTGTTTCAAACAGTGTCGCCCTAATAGGCGGCGACTTCAAGGTTATGCCGAAAGGCCAAGTAGATGGAGTAGTGATAGCGTCTGCGGGTATAGGCATAGTAGAGGGAAAGCCCATTGATGACCGCGAGATAAAGCCCGGAGACAAGCTGATAGTAACAGGGTATGTAGGCGATCATGGAGCAGCAATTCTTGCCGCACAGCAAACCATAGGCGTAGAGTTCGACGTGAAAAGCGATGTGAAGCCACTAACAAGCCTAATGCTCCCACTCCTAGAGAAGTATCGCAACTACATTCACGGTGCTGGCGATCCTACGAGAGGAGGCATAGCAATGCTAGCCAACGACTGGGCGGAGAAAACTAGGACAGTAATAGTCATAGAGGAGGAAAAGGTGCCAATACGCCCCCAGGTAAAAGAATACGCGGAAATGCTTGGCGTAGACCCCTTAAGCCTTGCAAACGAGGGAGCAGCAGTCCTAGCAGTTGATGGGTCAAAGGCAGAGGAGATCCTAGACTTCATACACGGCCTTGGCTACAAGGAGGCAGCAATAATAGGCCAGGTCTACGAGCCGAAGGACCCGCATCATGCTGGCCGAGTGCTCCTCAAGAGCGTGACTGGCGGGGTAAGAATACTAGAGCCGCCGAGCGGCGAGATAGTGCCAAGAATATGCTAA
- a CDS encoding HypC/HybG/HupF family hydrogenase formation chaperone gives MCLGIPAEVKEVKGDIVLVDFGDGVLREVYGGTYEDLRPGDLVVVHAGVIIEKLKPERAEELVNAINEFIEDLESKAQQLFEYLEKGEES, from the coding sequence ATGTGCCTAGGTATACCTGCAGAGGTAAAGGAAGTAAAAGGCGATATAGTGCTAGTTGATTTCGGTGACGGTGTTCTAAGAGAGGTATATGGCGGCACATATGAGGATCTCAGGCCAGGCGACCTCGTAGTAGTGCATGCAGGCGTTATAATTGAGAAGCTGAAGCCCGAGCGTGCGGAAGAACTCGTTAATGCTATAAATGAGTTCATAGAAGACCTCGAGTCTAAGGCACAACAGCTCTTCGAGTATCTTGAGAAAGGTGAAGAGAGTTGA
- the hypD gene encoding hydrogenase formation protein HypD produces MSLGEQRAMLLKRLEELLRRSEYTRKVVEKIHQLAPKAVARVGQSPIKIMDFCGTHEYTITHFGLRSLMPPDVELIAGPGCPVCITPAYYVDVAIKLSLEGIRVFTYGDAYKLPGSGRRGKDIRSLEEARAAGGNVVVVYSTLDAIRMAKKDGKESVFFAVGFETTAPSTAAPVVKGHVPSNMTIINVHRLTPPIMRYTFETHKDNPIRGVIAPGHVSTIVGAKAWRFVVDEFGIPTVVAGFEPLDVLLAVLEILRQHVEGKPRLVNEYTRVVTWEGNTTAQKQINECCEVVDAAWRGIGFVPKSGLAFREKYRHVDALHQYGIKDLSPDEWRYDLPPGCRCAEVTLGLAKPTDCPHFMKTCTPGTPYGPCMVSSEGTCAVWARFGGGGLAEDIAKSLGII; encoded by the coding sequence TTGTCATTAGGCGAGCAGCGGGCGATGCTTCTCAAGCGCCTTGAGGAGCTTCTCCGCCGCAGCGAGTATACGAGAAAAGTCGTTGAAAAGATACACCAATTGGCCCCAAAAGCTGTTGCCCGGGTAGGCCAGTCGCCGATCAAGATAATGGACTTCTGCGGCACACACGAGTACACAATAACTCATTTCGGACTACGGAGCCTCATGCCTCCGGATGTCGAGCTTATAGCTGGTCCTGGATGCCCTGTATGCATAACACCCGCTTACTACGTCGACGTGGCTATAAAGCTCAGCCTTGAAGGAATACGCGTCTTCACCTATGGTGACGCCTACAAACTCCCTGGCTCTGGAAGGCGTGGCAAGGACATACGCAGCCTCGAGGAGGCTAGAGCAGCTGGAGGAAACGTGGTAGTAGTCTATAGCACGTTAGACGCAATACGTATGGCCAAGAAGGACGGGAAGGAGAGCGTGTTCTTCGCAGTAGGGTTCGAGACCACGGCTCCCTCAACGGCAGCTCCCGTTGTGAAGGGCCACGTACCTAGCAATATGACGATCATCAATGTTCATCGCTTGACTCCGCCCATAATGAGGTATACGTTCGAAACCCACAAGGATAATCCGATACGAGGAGTCATAGCACCCGGCCACGTGTCAACAATCGTAGGCGCCAAGGCATGGAGATTCGTGGTGGATGAGTTCGGCATACCAACAGTGGTTGCAGGCTTTGAACCACTTGACGTACTACTAGCCGTCCTAGAGATATTACGGCAACACGTGGAAGGCAAGCCCAGGCTCGTCAACGAGTATACGAGAGTCGTAACATGGGAGGGCAATACAACCGCGCAGAAACAGATCAACGAATGCTGCGAGGTAGTTGACGCCGCATGGAGGGGAATAGGATTTGTGCCGAAAAGCGGGCTGGCCTTTAGGGAAAAATATCGCCATGTGGACGCGCTCCACCAGTACGGCATAAAGGACCTCTCACCCGATGAGTGGAGATACGACTTGCCACCGGGGTGTCGCTGCGCAGAAGTAACCCTAGGCCTTGCGAAGCCAACTGATTGCCCGCACTTCATGAAAACGTGTACGCCGGGAACACCCTATGGGCCATGCATGGTGAGCAGTGAAGGAACATGTGCCGTCTGGGCTCGCTTCGGCGGAGGAGGCCTTGCTGAAGACATAGCGAAAAGCCTAGGAATAATCTAG